The segment GGCCGCTTTTGATCATTCAGCCGGATATTGTTTTCCGGGCAAACCTTGACACAAAGTCCGCATGAAATACATAAATCGGTTACTCGGAATCGGGTTTTGCCTGTTATGTATTTCCGGAAGGCGGAATAAATCCATTTCGTCTTTAGCCAGGCCGCTCCTCCAGGATGATAGAGTGAATGGCCGGTTTCTCCTGATTCAATCGCTTTTATGATTTCCTGGATTCGTAAAGGAGCTTTTTCCAGTTTGGCTCTTTCCACCTCAGGGGAATCAACGTCGAAGCCGGGCAGAAGAATGTAACAGTTGGGCATCGTTACAGAAAAGGTATTGCGAAGCGACAGTCTTTTCTTTTGCAGTTCTTTTTTGAAGACTTCATTGGTCTGCCCGCAATCATCACCGCATGTACAAATGGCATAAACAGGCTGACCTTTATAACCCGAGAGTTCCATCTGTTGAACAAAGGAAAGCATGGGTAATGCCGGTCCCCACGAATGAACGGGAAAGACAAACAAGATCAGGGAAGCACTGGATACGTCGAAATGAAAAGACGCTTGCTTAATTGCTTCCGTAACAGAGATTAAGGGCAATCCAAAGTGTTCGCTTAATAGCTGAGCTGTCCAATAAGAATTACCTGTTGCTGAGAAATAGAATATCATATATATGTATATATCTTGTATCCTACAAAGATAAAGATAAAAATTGGTATCGCAATAGGAGATTGATTTCTGTGAGGTATTTAGGGAAATATCAGGAATAAAAAAAGAAAATCGCCTGCCATTTTGCGTATATACAAAAATGGCAGGCGATAAGTATTTGATTTAATGGAGTATTCTTCAATTAGAAGAGTTTTTCCGGATATTCACCGGCATCAACCAACGCTTTGATCTTGTCGACAACACCTTGACGGTCGGCAGCATAAGTTACACCAAACCATTTAGATGTTGTATCCAATACTTTGACAGTAGCTTTGCCTGTTGTGATCAGTTCATTGACCATAAGCGGAATGAAATATTCACATTTTAAGTTACTGATGTTGGCTTTCAGGAATTCAACAAAGTAATCTTCTGAGTATTTGAAATAGTCAGGCGTGAAGCCCCACATATTCATGGATACAGGCGTGTTTTCTTCCAGTACAACCTTTTTTCCGTTCTCGTCTTTAAACTGGATTTCTCCGTCGATGCGTTCGATGGCTGTACGTTCAACGACGCCTGTCAGATAGCCTTCAGCATTTGTTTCGCAAACACCACGGGCAACAGATCCGCTTTCGCTTAATGTGTTTCCTACGCGGTAGCCAACCATGCAGTACTGGTTTTGTTTGCCTTCCATATTAGACAGCCATTTGCCCAAAACAGCAAAACTGTCACGACCATAAAAGTCGTCAGCATTAATTACTGCGAACGGTTCCTTGATGACATCCTTACCCATCAGAAGAGCATGATTGGTTCCCCAAGGTTTCTGTCTTCCTTCCGGACAAGTAAAACCGGCAGGCAGATCGTTTAAATCCTGGAACACTACTTCTACAGGAATATGATTTTCATATTTTGCAACGATTTTCTCGCGGAAATCCTGTTCAAATGATTTGCGGATGACAAATACCAGTTTGCCGAAACCGCCACGGATCGCATCAAAGATAGAATAGTCCATGATTGTTTCACCATTAGGACCCAGTCCGTCCAATTGCTTCAAACCTCCGTAACGGCTTCCCATTCCGGCAGCTAATACAAATAATGTAGGTTTCATGTTGTATTTAATTTAAAATTGAATGTTATTTACGACAAAGTTAATTTAAAATTAAAGATGAATATCGGAAAAGCAGAAAATAATTTTGTAATCA is part of the Parabacteroides sp. AD58 genome and harbors:
- a CDS encoding EFR1 family ferrodoxin (N-terminal region resembles flavodoxins. C-terminal ferrodoxin region binds two 4Fe-4S clusters.) produces the protein MIFYFSATGNSYWTAQLLSEHFGLPLISVTEAIKQASFHFDVSSASLILFVFPVHSWGPALPMLSFVQQMELSGYKGQPVYAICTCGDDCGQTNEVFKKELQKKRLSLRNTFSVTMPNCYILLPGFDVDSPEVERAKLEKAPLRIQEIIKAIESGETGHSLYHPGGAAWLKTKWIYSAFRKYITGKTRFRVTDLCISCGLCVKVCPENNIRLNDQKRPEWGNRCVQCLACIHRCPEQAIEYGKITEHKGRYKNPNVYSTQK
- a CDS encoding nucleotidyltransferase, which produces MKPTLFVLAAGMGSRYGGLKQLDGLGPNGETIMDYSIFDAIRGGFGKLVFVIRKSFEQDFREKIVAKYENHIPVEVVFQDLNDLPAGFTCPEGRQKPWGTNHALLMGKDVIKEPFAVINADDFYGRDSFAVLGKWLSNMEGKQNQYCMVGYRVGNTLSESGSVARGVCETNAEGYLTGVVERTAIERIDGEIQFKDENGKKVVLEENTPVSMNMWGFTPDYFKYSEDYFVEFLKANISNLKCEYFIPLMVNELITTGKATVKVLDTTSKWFGVTYAADRQGVVDKIKALVDAGEYPEKLF